From the Microbacterium sp. W4I4 genome, one window contains:
- a CDS encoding ABC transporter substrate-binding protein, with protein sequence MNRRPLLIGTAVAAAAVLVLSGCASNPGSGGDGGDKAPSASGPDYGLVTDGTLTICSEVPYVPFEFEGGDNGTGYTGFDIDLTDAIAKKLDLKLSVQDVSFDGLQSGTTLIAGTCDMGASAMTITEERKANIDFSDPYYASLQSLLTSVDSGIKNIGDLKGKNVGVQQGTTGESYATENATGATLVQYPGDAELWPALQAGQIDAILQDQPVNIEHEKADDTYKIVEEYDTDESYGFAFAKGEKTELREAVNKALKELRDSGDYDTIYDTYFAAK encoded by the coding sequence ATGAACCGTCGTCCTCTGCTCATCGGCACCGCCGTCGCGGCCGCCGCTGTCCTCGTCCTCTCCGGCTGCGCGAGCAACCCGGGCTCCGGCGGTGACGGCGGCGACAAGGCTCCTTCGGCCTCCGGGCCCGACTACGGCCTGGTGACCGATGGCACGCTGACCATCTGCTCCGAGGTCCCGTACGTCCCGTTCGAGTTCGAGGGCGGCGACAACGGAACCGGCTACACCGGTTTCGACATCGACCTGACCGACGCGATCGCGAAGAAGCTCGACCTCAAGCTCTCCGTTCAGGACGTGAGCTTCGACGGGCTCCAGTCGGGCACCACCCTGATCGCCGGCACGTGCGACATGGGCGCCTCGGCCATGACGATCACCGAGGAGCGCAAGGCGAACATCGACTTCTCCGACCCCTACTACGCCTCTCTGCAGTCGCTGCTGACCAGCGTCGACTCGGGCATCAAGAACATCGGCGACCTCAAGGGCAAGAACGTCGGCGTGCAGCAGGGCACCACGGGTGAGAGCTACGCCACGGAGAACGCCACGGGGGCCACGCTCGTGCAGTACCCGGGTGACGCCGAGCTGTGGCCAGCGCTGCAGGCCGGACAGATCGACGCCATCCTGCAGGATCAGCCCGTCAACATCGAGCACGAGAAGGCCGATGACACGTACAAGATCGTCGAGGAGTACGACACCGACGAGTCCTACGGGTTCGCCTTCGCGAAGGGTGAGAAGACCGAGCTGCGCGAGGCCGTGAACAAGGCGCTCAAGGAACTGCGCGACAGCGGCGACTACGACA
- a CDS encoding Dabb family protein, translating into MSIRHVVSWKLAEEDAALRGEQAAEVARRLNALMGVVPELRAVSAGANIAHPDVNWDVTLVADVDSLDALEAYQVHPAHKEVGAYIKSVVASRVAVDFEF; encoded by the coding sequence ATGAGCATCCGTCACGTGGTCAGCTGGAAGCTGGCGGAAGAGGATGCCGCGCTGCGCGGCGAGCAGGCCGCCGAGGTGGCTCGCCGGCTGAATGCCCTGATGGGCGTCGTCCCCGAGCTGCGCGCGGTGTCCGCGGGTGCGAACATCGCGCATCCGGATGTCAACTGGGACGTCACCCTCGTCGCCGACGTGGATTCTCTGGACGCACTGGAGGCCTATCAGGTGCATCCGGCGCACAAGGAGGTCGGCGCGTACATCAAGTCGGTCGTGGCATCCCGCGTCGCCGTTGATTTCGAATTCTGA
- a CDS encoding glutaredoxin family protein, which produces MTTVTLIGKPDCHLCEVASDVVDAVVAELPDAAAEQIEIVEQSISDDATLYERWWEKIPVVLIDGELHAHWRVSPERLRSALEEAIG; this is translated from the coding sequence GTGACCACCGTCACGCTGATCGGCAAGCCCGACTGCCATCTCTGCGAGGTCGCGAGCGACGTCGTCGATGCCGTCGTGGCGGAGCTTCCGGATGCCGCTGCCGAGCAGATCGAGATCGTCGAGCAGTCGATCAGCGATGACGCGACGCTCTACGAGCGCTGGTGGGAGAAGATCCCTGTCGTCCTGATCGACGGCGAACTGCACGCGCATTGGCGTGTTTCACCGGAGCGGCTGCGCTCCGCACTCGAGGAGGCGATCGGATGA
- a CDS encoding rhodanese-like domain-containing protein, giving the protein MKSIDIAQLTTREGVPLIDVRERDEFAAGHVPGAVNVPLSELGDRLEELPSEAFDVICQAGGRSARAVQALESRGYDATNVEGGTGEWIAQGHPVEK; this is encoded by the coding sequence ATGAAATCGATCGATATCGCCCAACTCACCACTCGCGAGGGCGTGCCCCTCATCGATGTGCGCGAACGTGATGAGTTCGCCGCAGGCCACGTGCCCGGCGCGGTCAACGTTCCGCTGTCCGAGCTGGGAGACCGTCTCGAGGAGCTCCCGAGCGAGGCGTTCGACGTGATCTGCCAGGCCGGCGGACGCTCGGCGCGTGCCGTGCAGGCGCTCGAGTCGCGCGGCTACGATGCCACCAACGTCGAGGGCGGCACAGGCGAATGGATCGCTCAGGGGCATCCGGTCGAGAAGTGA
- a CDS encoding 30S ribosomal protein bS22, whose amino-acid sequence MGSVIKKRRKRMAKKKHRKLLRKTRHQRRNKK is encoded by the coding sequence GTGGGTTCAGTCATCAAGAAGCGCCGCAAGCGCATGGCGAAGAAGAAGCACCGCAAACTGCTTCGCAAGACTCGCCACCAGCGCCGCAACAAGAAGTAA
- a CDS encoding helix-turn-helix domain-containing protein: MPDVQDARFLTVAEVAELMRVSKMTVYRLVHAGELPAIRFGRSYRVPESAVADALNRPIADVG; the protein is encoded by the coding sequence ATGCCCGATGTTCAAGACGCTCGTTTCCTGACGGTCGCCGAGGTCGCGGAGCTCATGCGCGTGTCCAAGATGACCGTGTATCGGCTCGTCCACGCCGGCGAGCTGCCCGCGATCCGGTTCGGGCGCAGCTACCGCGTGCCGGAGTCCGCTGTGGCCGATGCACTCAACAGGCCCATCGCCGACGTAGGATGA
- a CDS encoding helix-turn-helix transcriptional regulator, whose translation MTDIFDVIADGTRRDILQLLLRRSTEGDAGTSVTEIVSELGVSQPTVSKHLKVLRESELVTVREDGQRRFYSIAVGPLETVDDWLVPFLMDAYGDQAPDYSFPSVPLPDGAAHAAEVVGRAAASAKHVVTNAFKRLS comes from the coding sequence ATGACGGACATCTTCGATGTGATCGCTGACGGCACGAGGCGCGACATCCTCCAGCTGCTGCTGCGCCGCTCCACGGAGGGCGATGCAGGGACCAGTGTGACCGAGATCGTGAGTGAGCTCGGCGTCAGCCAGCCGACCGTCTCCAAACACCTCAAGGTGCTGCGGGAGTCCGAACTCGTGACGGTCCGAGAAGACGGACAGCGTCGTTTCTACAGCATCGCGGTCGGTCCCCTGGAGACCGTCGACGACTGGCTCGTGCCCTTCCTGATGGATGCCTACGGCGACCAGGCTCCCGATTACAGCTTCCCGTCCGTCCCGCTACCGGACGGCGCCGCGCACGCGGCCGAGGTGGTCGGGCGCGCTGCGGCATCGGCGAAGCATGTGGTGACGAACGCGTTCAAGCGCCTGAGCTGA
- a CDS encoding TrkH family potassium uptake protein, with amino-acid sequence MSGMMSASPPRRGLHVAARNIKHIVTSSPSRFAIVIFAALILLFTGLLSLPLSSADGTITPLSDALFTAVSTICVTGLTTVDMSTHWSGFGQVIIFIGVNIGGLGVLTLASLMGLAISKRLGLSAKLMAAGDTNPLRAHGGPINESQTVRLGEVGQLLTTVALSALIIEAGLAVLLYPALILAGVDPFSALWEAPYFAAMAFTNTGFAPNSGGVAAFGDDYLVLVLLMTGVFLGSIGFPVIYTLAKHVWHVKRWSLHAKLTLVTTVLLFFVGAAVFLLLEYDNPRTFGSMDAADTTVNAFFLSAMTRSGGFNVIEMSDLNGSSMLVACMLMFVGGGSASTAGGIKVTTLAVLAIAVWSEAKGRGSVEAFGRRIPSDVQRVGLSVVAWGATIVAISTIAITQLTKLPVIDVLFDVISAFGTVGLSSGVTAALPDAGSYILATTIFMGRVGTVTLAAAVAATSRSQLYSLPVERPIVG; translated from the coding sequence ATGTCGGGCATGATGTCGGCATCTCCTCCGAGGAGGGGTCTGCACGTCGCGGCCCGCAACATCAAGCACATCGTGACCTCTTCGCCGTCACGTTTCGCGATCGTCATCTTCGCCGCCCTGATCCTGCTGTTCACCGGACTGCTGTCGCTGCCCCTCTCCTCGGCCGACGGCACGATCACCCCGCTCAGCGATGCGCTGTTCACCGCCGTCTCGACGATCTGCGTCACCGGACTGACCACGGTCGACATGAGCACGCACTGGTCGGGTTTCGGCCAGGTGATCATCTTCATCGGCGTGAACATCGGCGGACTCGGCGTTCTGACGCTGGCCTCGCTGATGGGCCTGGCCATCTCCAAGCGTCTGGGCCTGAGCGCCAAGCTCATGGCCGCCGGCGACACCAACCCGCTGCGTGCGCACGGGGGGCCGATCAACGAGAGCCAGACCGTGCGTCTCGGCGAAGTCGGCCAGCTGCTGACCACCGTCGCCCTCTCCGCACTCATCATCGAGGCGGGCCTGGCCGTGCTGCTGTATCCGGCCCTGATCCTCGCTGGCGTCGACCCGTTCTCGGCGCTCTGGGAAGCGCCCTACTTCGCGGCGATGGCCTTCACGAACACCGGATTCGCCCCGAACTCCGGCGGAGTGGCCGCCTTCGGTGACGACTATCTGGTGCTCGTCCTGCTCATGACCGGCGTCTTCCTCGGCAGCATCGGCTTCCCGGTGATCTACACGCTCGCCAAGCATGTCTGGCATGTGAAGCGCTGGTCGCTGCACGCCAAGCTCACGCTCGTCACGACGGTGCTGCTGTTCTTCGTCGGCGCCGCGGTCTTCCTGCTGCTCGAGTACGACAATCCGCGCACGTTCGGCTCGATGGACGCGGCCGACACCACGGTGAACGCGTTCTTCCTGTCGGCCATGACGCGCTCCGGCGGGTTCAACGTGATCGAGATGTCAGACCTGAACGGCTCCTCGATGCTCGTCGCGTGCATGCTCATGTTCGTCGGCGGCGGCTCGGCTTCCACCGCAGGCGGCATCAAGGTGACCACCCTCGCCGTACTGGCCATCGCGGTGTGGTCCGAGGCCAAGGGGCGCGGCTCGGTGGAGGCGTTCGGGCGCCGCATCCCCTCGGACGTGCAGCGCGTCGGCCTCTCGGTCGTCGCCTGGGGCGCGACCATCGTGGCGATCTCGACGATCGCGATCACTCAACTCACCAAGCTGCCGGTGATCGACGTGCTGTTCGACGTGATCTCCGCATTCGGCACCGTCGGGCTCTCCTCCGGCGTGACCGCGGCGCTGCCGGATGCGGGTTCGTACATCCTCGCCACCACCATCTTCATGGGGCGCGTTGGTACAGTGACTCTCGCCGCGGCCGTCGCCGCGACATCCCGTTCGCAGCTCTACTCGCTGCCCGTGGAAAGGCCGATCGTTGGTTGA
- a CDS encoding TrkA family potassium uptake protein has product MVRGDAPVLVIGLGRFGAACAGELDRLDREVMAIDEDLGLVQKWSERVTHTVQADARNIDALRQIGAQDFQVAVVAVGSLIEASVLITANLVDLKVPQIWAKAVSQSHGKILARVGANHVIYPEREAGERVAHLVSGRMLDFIRFDDDFVLAKMYPPKFIRGVGLNESGVRTKYKVTVVGVKSPGKPFRYAEADTVVTNHDLIIVSGTNSDIERFASLDR; this is encoded by the coding sequence ATGGTTCGCGGTGACGCACCGGTGCTCGTGATCGGACTGGGGCGCTTCGGCGCCGCCTGCGCGGGCGAGCTCGACAGACTCGACCGCGAGGTCATGGCGATCGACGAGGACCTGGGTCTGGTGCAGAAGTGGTCCGAACGGGTCACGCACACCGTGCAGGCGGATGCCCGCAACATCGACGCCCTGCGCCAGATCGGCGCGCAGGACTTCCAGGTGGCGGTCGTCGCCGTCGGCTCGCTGATCGAGGCATCCGTCCTGATCACCGCCAACCTCGTCGACCTGAAGGTGCCGCAGATCTGGGCGAAGGCCGTCTCGCAGTCGCACGGCAAGATCCTCGCCCGCGTCGGCGCGAACCACGTGATCTACCCCGAGCGCGAGGCCGGCGAGCGCGTCGCCCACCTGGTCAGCGGGCGGATGCTGGACTTCATCCGCTTCGACGACGACTTCGTCCTGGCCAAGATGTACCCGCCGAAGTTCATCCGCGGCGTCGGCCTGAACGAGTCCGGTGTGCGCACCAAGTACAAGGTGACCGTGGTCGGTGTGAAGAGCCCGGGCAAGCCGTTCCGCTACGCGGAGGCCGACACGGTCGTGACCAACCACGACCTCATCATCGTGTCGGGCACGAACAGCGACATCGAGCGCTTCGCCAGCCTCGACCGCTGA
- a CDS encoding alpha/beta fold hydrolase — protein MSAPDTTLFEGITSRIVTTSRLAMQVFERVDDDPAAGPRKTVVLVHGNVSSALFWQEIMLALPRDLRVMALDLRGFGGSGSQPVDATRGLRDYSDDIAALFDELGMVSAHLVGWSMGGGVVMQYALEHPVVSLTLQAPVSPYGFGGTRRDGSRLTDDDAGCGGGGANPDFVQRLQDDDTSADAQTSPRSVFRSSYVSAGYTSPHEDVWVASMLTTSTAAGNYPGDDVASENWPGFAAGENGVLNTMAPQYFNAAGLVDLDEKPPVLWVHGTADAIVSDASFFDLNHLGALGIIPGWPGAEVAPAQEMVSQTRDVLDAYAAAGGAVTELNWEGVGHSPHLERPKEFCAALVAHIEGA, from the coding sequence ATGAGCGCACCCGACACCACCCTCTTCGAGGGCATCACCTCTCGCATCGTCACCACATCACGACTGGCGATGCAGGTGTTCGAACGCGTGGACGACGACCCCGCCGCCGGCCCGCGCAAGACCGTCGTGCTCGTGCACGGCAACGTCTCGTCGGCGCTGTTCTGGCAGGAGATCATGCTGGCGCTGCCGCGCGATCTGCGGGTGATGGCCCTCGATCTGCGCGGGTTCGGCGGCAGCGGGTCGCAGCCGGTGGACGCCACTCGCGGGCTGCGCGACTACAGCGACGACATCGCCGCGCTGTTCGACGAACTCGGCATGGTCTCGGCGCACCTGGTCGGCTGGTCGATGGGCGGCGGAGTCGTCATGCAGTACGCGTTGGAGCATCCGGTGGTCAGCCTCACCCTGCAGGCGCCGGTCTCGCCCTACGGCTTCGGCGGTACACGCAGGGACGGCTCTCGACTGACGGACGACGACGCGGGATGCGGCGGCGGCGGCGCCAACCCCGACTTCGTGCAGCGACTGCAGGACGACGACACGAGCGCGGATGCGCAGACCTCGCCGCGCAGCGTGTTCCGCTCCAGTTATGTCTCGGCCGGCTACACGTCACCGCACGAGGACGTCTGGGTGGCGTCCATGCTGACGACCTCCACCGCCGCCGGCAACTACCCCGGCGATGACGTCGCGAGCGAGAACTGGCCCGGCTTCGCGGCCGGCGAGAACGGTGTGCTGAACACGATGGCGCCGCAGTACTTCAATGCCGCCGGGCTCGTGGACCTCGACGAGAAGCCACCGGTGCTGTGGGTGCACGGCACGGCGGATGCCATCGTCTCGGACGCCTCGTTCTTCGACCTGAATCACCTCGGCGCACTCGGGATCATCCCGGGCTGGCCCGGCGCCGAGGTCGCACCCGCGCAGGAGATGGTCTCGCAGACCCGCGACGTGCTCGATGCCTACGCCGCTGCCGGCGGTGCCGTCACCGAACTGAACTGGGAGGGTGTCGGCCACTCCCCGCACCTGGAGCGCCCGAAGGAGTTCTGCGCGGCGCTCGTGGCTCACATCGAAGGGGCGTGA
- the proC gene encoding pyrroline-5-carboxylate reductase encodes MVDKLPSLAFLGAGSMGGAILQGVVASGVPVDGGIVATNRTRAKADALASLPGVTSIALEENADGNTDAAAAARIVLVGVKPAMVPDLLRDIAPVLREDAIVVSLAAGVTLGTFADALGAGVHAVRSMPNTPATVGRAVTGIAAGASATAEDMALVRALFETVGAVIEVPEAQIDPLSTVSGSGPAYVYLLIEELTKAASGMGFSDADSRLMAEQTFIGAAALLEASGEDPAELRRRVTSPKGTTERAVAVMQDAQLDDMFARATAAALARAQELAAGS; translated from the coding sequence ATGGTCGACAAGCTTCCCTCCCTCGCATTCCTCGGTGCCGGTTCGATGGGAGGTGCGATCCTGCAGGGGGTCGTCGCCTCCGGCGTTCCGGTCGACGGCGGCATCGTCGCCACGAATCGGACTCGCGCGAAAGCGGATGCCCTGGCATCCCTGCCCGGGGTCACGAGCATCGCGCTGGAGGAGAACGCAGACGGGAACACGGATGCCGCGGCCGCGGCCCGCATCGTGCTGGTGGGTGTCAAGCCGGCGATGGTGCCCGATCTGCTGCGCGATATCGCTCCCGTGCTGCGGGAGGATGCCATCGTCGTGAGCCTTGCCGCGGGGGTCACCCTGGGCACGTTCGCGGATGCTCTGGGCGCGGGCGTGCACGCCGTCCGCTCGATGCCGAACACCCCGGCGACCGTGGGGCGAGCCGTGACCGGCATCGCTGCAGGCGCATCGGCCACCGCCGAGGACATGGCGCTCGTGCGGGCGCTGTTCGAGACGGTCGGCGCGGTCATCGAGGTGCCCGAAGCGCAGATCGACCCGCTGTCCACTGTGTCGGGCTCGGGCCCCGCGTATGTGTACCTCCTCATCGAGGAGCTGACGAAGGCGGCATCCGGGATGGGCTTCTCGGATGCCGACTCGCGCCTCATGGCCGAGCAGACCTTCATCGGCGCGGCGGCCCTGCTCGAGGCATCCGGTGAGGATCCCGCCGAGCTGCGTCGCCGTGTGACGAGCCCGAAGGGAACGACCGAGCGGGCCGTCGCCGTCATGCAGGACGCACAGCTCGACGACATGTTCGCCCGTGCGACGGCCGCCGCCCTGGCGCGTGCCCAGGAGCTCGCCGCCGGCAGCTGA
- a CDS encoding cation diffusion facilitator family transporter, with the protein MSASGGSKAIVAALVANLGIALAKFVAWALSGSASMLAEAIHSVADSGNQLLLMLGGRKAAKQADQAHPFGYGRERYVSAFVVSIVLFSLGGLFAVYEGIDKLTHPHAIDQTWWWLPLVVLVIAIGLESYSLRTAVRESNLVREKGQSWLSFVRRSKAPELPVVLLEDTGALTGLAFALLGVGLTLITGNPLFDALGTLMIGLLLIVIALILGMETKSLLVGEGASTADHDLIVDAISGGPDVVKLIHMKTLYLGPDELMVAAKIALTADKTVREAADDIDEIERRIRDVVPAARVIYLEPDVYRPSLDPEPPTDAFVLKSSD; encoded by the coding sequence ATGAGCGCATCCGGTGGCAGCAAGGCGATCGTCGCGGCACTCGTGGCCAATCTGGGCATCGCCCTGGCCAAGTTCGTCGCCTGGGCCCTCTCGGGCTCGGCGTCGATGCTCGCCGAGGCGATCCACTCGGTCGCCGACTCCGGCAACCAGCTGCTCCTCATGCTCGGTGGCCGCAAGGCCGCGAAGCAGGCAGACCAGGCGCATCCGTTCGGATACGGCCGGGAGCGGTACGTGTCGGCATTCGTCGTGTCGATCGTGCTCTTCTCCCTCGGCGGACTGTTCGCCGTCTACGAGGGCATCGACAAGCTCACGCATCCGCACGCCATCGATCAGACGTGGTGGTGGCTGCCGCTGGTCGTGCTGGTGATCGCGATCGGACTGGAGTCGTACTCGCTGCGCACCGCCGTGCGCGAGAGCAACCTGGTGCGCGAGAAGGGCCAGTCCTGGCTGTCGTTCGTGCGGCGCTCGAAGGCGCCCGAGCTGCCTGTCGTGCTGCTCGAGGACACCGGCGCGCTCACCGGTCTCGCGTTCGCACTGCTCGGGGTGGGCCTCACCCTGATCACCGGCAACCCGCTCTTCGACGCGCTGGGCACCCTGATGATCGGTCTGCTGCTCATCGTGATCGCCCTGATCCTGGGCATGGAGACCAAGAGCCTGCTCGTCGGTGAGGGCGCCAGCACCGCCGACCACGACCTCATCGTCGATGCCATCTCGGGCGGCCCCGATGTGGTCAAGCTCATCCACATGAAGACGCTCTACCTCGGACCGGACGAGCTGATGGTGGCGGCGAAGATCGCCCTCACCGCCGACAAGACCGTTCGCGAGGCCGCCGACGACATCGATGAGATCGAACGCCGCATCCGCGACGTCGTGCCGGCCGCCCGCGTGATCTACCTGGAACCCGATGTGTACCGCCCGTCTCTCGATCCGGAGCCCCCGACGGACGCGTTCGTTCTGAAGTCCTCCGACTGA
- a CDS encoding alpha/beta hydrolase, protein MVIDQLRAELARDDLPPVIERKLRGLMTVLASDPQAQLQALAMVDPGPHAVVSFGDLDTADLVVYVLHGIDTDLLAFAGWADAAQRLCADVIRSCVARGEPRRVATVAWFGWDSGTHVSALATRHATVGAARLAVDIDRLEPRNPHAHVAVVTYSYSSTLLGEVFAMNLGEDVRTAFSIASAGVTHAAGVALADAIARGDLTLYATESANDSIAPLGRLGQHPLDPRDVRGVIVYDCDGGEAPDLDGSTTIGTAVEGHSSQTSIDEHGGRHIGYYDPRAQGYLTLVARLADAAVAVR, encoded by the coding sequence GTGGTGATCGACCAGCTGCGGGCCGAGCTCGCGCGCGACGATCTGCCACCCGTGATCGAGCGGAAGCTGCGCGGCCTGATGACTGTGCTGGCGAGCGACCCGCAGGCGCAGCTGCAAGCGCTCGCCATGGTCGACCCCGGCCCGCACGCCGTGGTCTCGTTCGGGGACCTCGACACGGCCGACCTCGTCGTCTACGTGCTGCACGGCATCGACACCGATCTGCTGGCTTTCGCCGGATGGGCGGATGCCGCGCAGCGACTCTGCGCGGATGTCATCCGCTCGTGCGTCGCACGCGGCGAGCCCCGCAGGGTCGCGACCGTCGCCTGGTTCGGGTGGGATTCCGGCACGCACGTGTCTGCGCTGGCGACCAGGCACGCCACGGTCGGCGCCGCCCGGCTGGCGGTCGACATCGACAGGCTGGAGCCGCGCAATCCGCATGCGCATGTCGCGGTGGTCACCTACTCGTACTCGTCGACGCTGCTCGGCGAGGTGTTCGCCATGAATCTCGGCGAAGACGTGCGCACCGCCTTCTCGATCGCCTCCGCCGGGGTGACCCATGCGGCCGGTGTGGCCCTGGCGGATGCGATCGCACGCGGAGACCTGACGCTCTACGCCACCGAGAGCGCGAACGACAGCATCGCCCCGCTCGGGCGGCTGGGCCAGCATCCGCTCGACCCGCGCGACGTCCGCGGGGTGATCGTCTACGACTGCGACGGAGGCGAAGCTCCCGACCTCGACGGCTCCACCACGATCGGCACCGCCGTCGAGGGACATTCCTCGCAGACGTCCATCGATGAGCACGGCGGCCGGCACATCGGGTACTACGACCCACGTGCGCAGGGCTACCTCACGCTGGTCGCCCGACTGGCCGACGCCGCCGTCGCGGTGCGCTGA
- a CDS encoding nucleoside deaminase, which translates to MTAAYDEPMARALALAVQAGAAGDVPVGAVVLDATGRTVGEGLNLREQTHDPTAHAEVVALRAAAAAHGGWNLEDHTLVVTLEPCVMCAGAILQARVGRVVFGAWDDKAGAAGSMYDLLRDRRLPYRAEVVGGIRSDEATALLRDFFESRR; encoded by the coding sequence ATGACCGCTGCCTACGACGAGCCGATGGCCCGCGCGCTCGCCCTCGCCGTGCAGGCCGGTGCCGCCGGCGACGTGCCGGTCGGAGCCGTCGTCCTGGATGCCACGGGACGCACCGTCGGCGAAGGACTGAACCTTCGAGAGCAGACCCACGATCCCACCGCCCACGCCGAGGTCGTCGCGCTGCGCGCCGCCGCCGCCGCGCACGGCGGCTGGAATCTCGAGGACCACACGCTCGTGGTCACCCTCGAGCCCTGCGTGATGTGCGCCGGCGCGATCCTGCAGGCGCGCGTGGGCCGGGTGGTCTTCGGCGCCTGGGACGACAAGGCCGGAGCGGCAGGTTCGATGTACGACCTGCTGCGCGACCGACGCCTGCCGTACCGCGCGGAGGTCGTCGGCGGCATCCGGTCGGACGAGGCCACCGCCCTGCTGCGCGACTTCTTCGAGTCGCGGCGCTAG
- the upp gene encoding uracil phosphoribosyltransferase: MRVHVADHPLITHKLTVLRDERTSSPVFRQLTEELVTLLAYEATRSVRVTPVEIQTPVTKTMGVKIAEPRPIVVPILRAGLGMLEGLVKLIPTAEVGFLGMVRDDETFEPTTYAERLPDDLSDRQCFAIDPMLATGGSLGAAIQFLFNRGAKDVTAICLLGTPEGVAAIEKLVGDRDVTLVLGALDERLNEKGYIVPGLGDAGDRLYGTV; this comes from the coding sequence ATGCGCGTTCATGTGGCCGACCACCCCCTCATCACTCACAAGCTCACGGTGCTGCGGGATGAGAGGACCTCGTCGCCGGTGTTCCGGCAGCTGACGGAGGAGCTCGTGACGCTGCTCGCCTACGAGGCGACCCGAAGCGTGCGGGTCACACCGGTCGAGATCCAGACCCCGGTCACCAAGACCATGGGCGTGAAGATCGCCGAACCCCGCCCGATCGTCGTGCCGATCCTGCGCGCCGGTCTCGGGATGCTGGAGGGCCTGGTCAAGCTCATCCCCACCGCTGAGGTCGGATTCCTCGGGATGGTCCGCGACGACGAGACCTTCGAGCCGACCACGTACGCCGAGCGGCTGCCCGACGATCTGAGCGACCGGCAGTGCTTCGCCATCGACCCGATGCTCGCCACCGGCGGTTCGCTGGGCGCGGCGATCCAGTTCCTCTTCAACCGCGGTGCGAAGGATGTCACTGCGATCTGCCTGCTCGGCACTCCCGAGGGCGTTGCGGCGATCGAGAAGCTCGTCGGCGACCGCGACGTGACCCTCGTGCTCGGAGCGCTCGATGAGCGGCTGAACGAGAAGGGCTACATCGTCCCGGGTCTCGGCGACGCCGGCGACCGCCTGTACGGCACGGTCTGA
- a CDS encoding GNAT family N-acetyltransferase has product MRGARLKLTFWTNASDDPDLEDELQRRGAEHIDTVAVFARPIDGIAIEVPDDVTAELVRTLEQVREVDAINVPVWKQDPLDEDGLRAELAEVTDGLETGEGARMLARVDDVAVSTGGCTVIDGFVRLWGAATLPEARGRGAYRAVLAERLRHGAALGATTAIVKGRISTSAPILARAGFTHYGDERGYLLEV; this is encoded by the coding sequence GTGCGTGGGGCGAGACTGAAGCTGACCTTCTGGACCAATGCGTCCGACGATCCCGACCTGGAAGACGAGCTGCAGCGCCGCGGTGCTGAGCACATCGACACGGTCGCGGTGTTCGCGCGACCCATCGACGGCATCGCGATCGAGGTCCCAGACGACGTCACCGCCGAGCTGGTGCGCACCCTCGAGCAGGTGCGCGAGGTGGATGCCATCAACGTGCCTGTCTGGAAGCAGGATCCGCTCGACGAGGATGGTCTGCGCGCTGAGCTCGCCGAGGTGACGGACGGCCTCGAGACCGGCGAGGGCGCACGTATGCTGGCCCGCGTCGACGACGTCGCCGTGAGCACCGGTGGCTGCACCGTCATCGACGGGTTCGTGCGGCTGTGGGGAGCGGCGACACTGCCCGAGGCGCGTGGCCGCGGTGCGTACCGTGCTGTGCTGGCCGAGCGGCTGCGCCACGGCGCCGCGCTCGGAGCGACGACCGCGATCGTGAAGGGGCGCATCAGCACCTCGGCGCCGATCCTCGCCCGTGCGGGATTCACCCACTACGGCGACGAGCGCGGCTACCTGCTCGAGGTCTGA